A genomic region of Trifolium pratense cultivar HEN17-A07 linkage group LG3, ARS_RC_1.1, whole genome shotgun sequence contains the following coding sequences:
- the LOC123914512 gene encoding uncharacterized protein LOC123914512 — translation MAREDGRNGWLEGEGREFHRSSSGYGASRIAQGGNTVRLGGVLKEGDVNCSGGIGKEEARIAHGRNKVMINGGDVKMDFYQKEGDAEPVVRDADNNGGGFSGSALKRYVSFYFTNFPAQMSNFYLRKGFEVCGVLEDVFVAKKRNRYGQPYGFVKFSNVKNEKHKDGLEKGDKVQQPKAGKQSSLRHAAPKGSVNGLKTPRQNSNCAGAVVSRAEKEGIDPPEGMQVGDIVIKLGARKEDLVQKADTTKVVARTSYKLEQPVDVVKKRQVLMRSYHSKPDDSKWAINGVVATISNGEAIHVVQNRIMDAGFSDLVLIPMGADKVFVRSSDNIDAKSMINNAKNFFKLVFSSWTTWDKETSPYRRGAWVRLYGVPLHAWNEQFFQLCVFECGGFLRTDSCSAEKNRLDFARVLIATPELDIIKRSVTVLVDGTQVEIKIVEEWGYAMGEDACLFEDESEAESSCGEGQEDPEVLRNVDELVNQFKERLAEEDLNVVQGKQGEESSDKIEAIPGSKGVGTNSGLRMDPQEVLGTQAGQAEVYSSSGKASDHPFCRPLLSKRTNSCPPEVRRSVLSGPWSLEWLQDQNFGDAGVIFSASKKNRKESPHGSSLKRKVDQDPRRRKAGGVLRHPVHSLKKVARLPSKERCEVLKALKKKVRRRRGGDGLNRSCSMSCHVPSGDTVSSGSVNNDWTNWVAVHGNDQMAVDDVWGIGKAIGVKFKGDNVNMFNILSRASKGKRAVSGIKAEAGGSRKDNGGLGGPEKRKEVRQMVGELKPFILCIQETKLQNCDTFLSSTLWGSSSHGFSYRPSVGASGGLITLWDSSEVEVWSTESREHVLWCHGRFSKTGEEFYVANVYAPCDDGAKQGLWESLSARLLLLAGKRVCVCGDFNAVKHIDERRSFTWFKGDGHSMSRLDRFLLSEEWCLNWPNCKQLAKMRGLSDHCPLVLSANEEDWGPRPSRMLKCWKDIPGYTLFVRDKWNSFQVDGWGGYVIKEKLKMIKVALKDWHKTHAQNLPSRIDNLKIRLSALDEKGGEDDLSEEDLVELLWLKEGDANSKYFHSVLASRRRRNSLSVIQVDGVMLEGVNPIRQAVFSHFESHFQAPNVERPGVDDLQFKRLNPVEIGGLTKPFSEAEVKLAVWDCDSYKSPGPDGINFGFIKDFWAELRGDVMRFISDFHRNGRLTKGINSTFIALIPKTDSPQRLSDFRPISLVGSLYKILAKVLANRLRQVIGSVISESQTAFVKNRQILDGILIANEVVDEARKFKKDLLLFKVDFEKAYDSVDWGYLDAVMGRMAFPNLCPTDEFPLRRGLRQGDPLSPFLFLLAAEGLNVLMEAMVARNLFTGYSIGGQGSVSVSHLQFADDTLLMGTKSWANVRALRAVLVLFETMSGLKVNFNKSMLVGVNIPESWLCEAASTLCCKVGKIPFLYLGLQIGGDPRRLVFWDQILTRLKNRLSGWKSRFLSFGGRLESRKISWVSWKSVCLRKEYGGLGVRQLREFNIALLGKWCWRMLVDREGLWFRVLVARYGLEGGSLRAGGQRGSVWWRELVRIREGDGEIGGSWFREQVSRRVGDGTDTLFWTDPWLDGISLRERFGRLFELAVTKSLSVAEMFALGWGAEGGAWEWRRRLWAWEEEMLGECQSLLLDISLQDQAIDRWHWRIDPDSGYTVGGVYQLLTSQESVTLEDADNLIWHSQVPLKVSIFAWRLLRDRLPTRANLVTRGVLSSTVATCVFGCGAAESAHHLFLSCSIAGSLWDLVRAWIGISLVDFTSLRDHFVQFTASLGVSRARRSFLQLVWLACVWVLWTERNHRLFKGSTGTPHILLDKIKLFSFRWLKTTNITLALNYHSWWSSPLLCLGLV, via the exons ATGGCTAGAGAGGATGGCAGAAACGGCTGGCTGGAGGGAGAAGGACGAGAGTTTCATCGTTCAAGCTCTGGTTATGGTGCAAGTCGGATTGCTCAGGGAGGGAACACGGTGAGGCTTGGAGGAGTTTTGAAGGAAGGAGATGTGAATTGCAGTGGAGGAATTGGGAAGGAAGAGGCTCGGATTGCTCATGGAAGGAATAAGGTGATGATTAATGGAGGTGATGTGAAAATGGATTTTTATCAAAAGGAAGGAGATGCAGAGCCTGTAGTGCGTGATGCGGATAACAATGGCGGTGGTTTTTCGGGATCCGCTCTTAAACGGTACGTCTCTTTTTACTTTACAAATTTCCCAGCACAAATGTCGAATTTTTATCTGAGAAAGGGCTTCGAAGTATGTGGTGTGCTGGAGGATGTGTTTGTCGcgaaaaaaagaaatagatatGGTCAACCTTATGGATTTGTCAAATTTTCCAATGTtaaaaat GAGAAGCATAAGGATGGTCTGGAAAAAGGCGATAAGGTGCAGCAGCCGAAAGCAGGGAAGCAAAGCTCGTTGAGGCATGCTGCACCCAAAGGAAGCGTAAACGGCTTGAAGACGCCGAGACAAAATTCTAACTGTGCTGGAGCTGTAGTTTCAAGGGCGGAAAAGGAAGGTATTGATCCCCCGGAAGGTATGCAGGTGGGGGACATAGTTATCAAGTTAGGGGCTAGGAAGGAGGATTTAGTCCAAAAGGCTGATACAACAAAGGTGGTAGCGAGGACTTCGTACAAGTTAGAACAGCCAGTTGATGTTGTAAAGAAGCGTCAAGTCTTGATGCGAAGTTATCATTCTAAACCTGACGATTCTAAGTGGGCTATCAATGGGGTAGTGGCTACAATTTCCAACGGAGAGGCGATTCATGTGGTCCAGAACAGGATTATGGATGCGGGCTTTAGTGATCTGGTTCTCATTCCTATGGGTGCCGATAAGGTTTTTGTTCGTAGCTCAGATAATATCGACGCTAAGTCCATGATCAATAATGCTAAGAATTTTTTCAAACTTGTTTTTTCGAGTTGGACAACATGGGATAAGGAGACTTCACCCTATCGGAGAGGGGCCTGGGTGCGTTTGTATGGTGTTCCCCTTCATGCTTGGAACGAGCAATTTTTTCAGTTGTGTGTTTTTGAATGTGGAGGGTTTCTTCGCACGGATTCTTGTTCCGCTGAAAAGAATCGACTTGACTTCGCGCGGGTTCTGATCGCTACACCCGAACTGGACATAATCAAAAGAAGTGTGACAGTCTTGGTTGATGGTACTCAAGTAGAGATCAAGATTGTGGAGGAGTGGGGGTATGCTATGGGAGAGGATGCTTGCCTCTTTGAAGATGAGAGTGAGGCAGAATCATCTTGTGGTGAAGGTCAAGAGGATCCGGAGGTCCTTCGCAATGTTGACGAACTAGTTAACCAATTTAAGGAACGACTTGCGGAGGAGGATCTTAATGTTGTTCAAGGTAAGCAGGGGGAAGAGTCTTCAGATAAGATTGAAGCTATTCCAGGTTCCAAGGGAGTTGGGACAAATTCAGGTTTAAGGATGGATCCTCAGGAAGTGTTAGGAACTCAAGCTGGTCAGGCAGAGGTGTATTCCTCTTCGGGGAAAGCTTCGGATCATCCTTTTTGTCGGCCCCTTCTTAGTAAGCGCACTAATTCTTGTCCTCCGGAGGTGAGGCGATCCGTATTATCTGGGCCTTGGAGTTTGGAGTGGTTACAGGATCAGAATTTTGGGGATGCGGGAGTCATTTTTTCAGCAAGTAAGAAAAATAGAAAGGAGAGTCCTCACGGATCGAGCCTCAAGCGAAAAGTGGATCAAGATCCGAGGAGGCGGAAAGCAGGAGGTGTGCTTCGTCATCCAGTCCATAGCCTCAAAAAAGTGGCTAGGCTGCCAAGTAAGGAGCGCTGTGAGGTGTTAAAGGCTTTAAAGAAGAAGGTTCGTCGGCGCAGGGGCGGAGATGGGCTTAATCGCTCCTGTTCTATGAGTTGTCATGTTCCCTCTGGAGATACAGTTTCGTCGGGTTCTGTAAACAATGATTGGACAAATTGGGTGGCTGTTCATGGTAATGACCAGATGGCGGTGGATGATGTGTGGGGGATTGGGAAAGCTATCGGGGTCAAGTTCAAGGGAGACAATGTGAATATGTTCAATATTCTTTCGAGGGCGAGTAAGGGCAAGAGGGCGGTTTCAGGGATAAAGGCCGAAGCGGGGGGGTCAAGGAAGGATAACGG AGGGCTAGGAGGCCCTGAGAAGCGGAAGGAAGTGCGTCAGATGGTGGGGGAGTTGAAACCTTTCATTCTGTGTATTCAAGAAACGAAGTTGCAAAATTGTGATACTTTTCTTAGCTCGACTCTTTGGGGTAGCTCCTCGCACGGTTTTTCTTATCGACCATCGGTTGGGGCCTCTGGAGGGCTTATAACTTTGTGGGATTCTTCTGAGGTGGAGGTGTGGTCGACGGAGAGCCGGGAGCATGTGTTGTGGTGTCATGGTCGGTTCTCTAAGACAGGAGAAGAATTTTATGTGGCAAATGTTTATGCGCCCTGTGATGATGGGGCTAAGCAAGGATTGTGGGAATCTCTTTCGGCTCGGCTCCTCTTGCTGGCGGGGAAgagggtgtgtgtgtgtggggacTTTAACGCGGTCAAACACATTGATGAAAGACGATCG TTTACATGGTTCAAAGGGGATGGTCACTCGATGAGCCGTCTTGATAGGTTTCTTCTTTCCGAGGAGTGGTGTTTGAATTGGCCTAACTGTAAGCAACTGGCCAAAATGAGAGGGTTGTCTGATCATTGTCCTCTGGTCTTGTCTGCGAATGAGGAAGATTGGGGGCCAAGACCATCGCGGATGCTTAAGTGTTGGAAGGATATACCTGGGTACACATTGTTTGTCAGAGATAAGTGGAATTCGTTCCAAGTCGATGGTTGGGGTGGTTACGTTATAAAGGAAAAACTTAAGATGATTAAGGTGGCTTTAAAAGATTGGCACAAGACTCATGCTCAAAATCTTCCTAGTCGTATAGATAATTTGAAGATCAGGCTTTCAGCTCTTGATGAGAAGGGGGGGGAAGATGATCTTTCTGAGGAGGATCTTGTTGAGCTTC TGTGGCTCAAGGAAGGGGATGCCAATTCTAAGTATTTCCATTCAGTTTTGGCGAGTCGTCGTCGAAGGAATTCTTTGTCAGTCATTCAGGTAGATGGGGTTATGTTGGAGGGCGTTAATCCTATTAGGCAGGCGGTGTTTTCGCATTTTGAGTCTCATTTTCAGGCTCCTAATGTGGAAAGACCCGGGGTTGACGACCTTCAGTTCAAGAGGTTAAATCCGGTGGAGATTGGTGGCTTAACCAAACCTTTTTCGGAGGCTGAGGTGAAGTTAGCTGTGTGGGATTGCGATAGTTATAAAAGCCCAGGCCCTGATGGCATTAATTTTGGCTTTATTAAAGATTTCTGGGCTGAGCTTCGAGGCGATGTGATGCGCTTTATTTCTGATTTCCATCGGAATGGTAGGTTGACGAAAGGTATCAACTCGACTTTCATTGCTCTGATCCCCAAAACGGATAGTCCTCAGAGGCTGAGTGATTTTCGCCCTATTTCGCTTGTCGGAAGCCTCTATAAAATCTTGGCGAAGGTTTTAGCTAATAGGTTGCGTCAAGTGATTGGTAGTGTTATTTCTGAGTCCCAGACTGCGTTCGTGAAGAACAGGCAAATTCTTGATGGTATTCTCATTGCTAATGAGGTGGTGGATGAGGCGCGGAAATTTAAAAAGGATCTTTTGTTATTCAAGGTGGATTTTGAGAAAGCTTATGATTCGGTAGATTGGGGATATCTTGATGCCGTTATGGGGAGAATGGCATTTCCGAATTTGT GTCCGACTGATGAATTCCCTCTTAGGCGGGGGCTTAGGCAGGGTGATCCGCtttctcctttcctttttcttctggCGGCTGAGGGCCTTAATGTGCTTATGGAGGCTATGGTGGCTCGTAATTTGTTTACGGGTTATAGTATTGGTGGACAGGGGTCAGTGTCAGTGTCGCATCTTCAATTTGCTGATGATACTCTCTTGATGGGGACAAAAAGTTGGGCAAATGTCCGGGCTTTGAGGGCTGTTTTAGTGCTTTTTGAGACTATGTCTGGATTGaaggttaattttaataaaagtatgTTGGTTGGCGTGAATATCCCTGAGTCCTGGTTATGCGAAGCTGCGTCTACTctgtgttgtaaagtgggaaagatCCCTTTCCTTTATCTGGGTCTTCAGATCGGGGGTGATCCGCGTCGTTTGGTGTTTTGGGATCAGATATTGACTCGTTTAAAGAATAGATTGTCTGGATGGAAGAGTCGCTTTttgtcttttggtggtcgtctg GAGTCTAGAAAAAtctcttgggttagttggaaATCTGTTTGTTTGCGTAAGGAgtatggaggtttgggggttagaCAGTTGCGTGAGTTCAACATAGCGTTGTTGGGCAAGTGGTGCTGGAGGATGCTGGTGGACAGAGAGGGACTGTGGTTTAGAGTGCTGGTAGCTAGGTATGGGCTTGAGGGAGGTAGTCTTCGAGCGGGAGGTCAGAGAGGATCGGTGTGGTGGAGGGAGTTAGTGCGTATCCGGGAGGGTGATGGTGAGATAGGAGGCAGTTGGTTTAGGGAGCAAGTTTCGAGGAGGGTGGGGGATGGGACGGATACTCTTTTTTGGACCGACCCTTGGTTGGATGGGATTTCGTTGAGGGAGCGGTTTGGGCGCCTTTTTGAGTTGGCTGTGACCAAATCTCTTTCGGTTGcagagatgtttgctttaggTTGGGGGGCAGAAGGGGGGGCGTGGGAGTGGCGGAGGCGGTTgtgggcgtgggaggaggagatgttgggggagtgtcagtctttacttcttgacatttctttgcaggatcagGCTATTGACAGATGGCATTGGAGGATTGACCCAGATTCAGGTTATACGGTCGGGGGAGTTTATCAGCTTCTGACGTCTCAGGAGTCCGTCACTTTGGAGGATGCGGACAACCTTATATGGCACTCTCAGGTTCCCTTGAAGGTCTCCATCTTTGCGTGGCGTTTGTTGCGGGACAGGTTGCCCACGAGAGCAAATCTGGTTACTCGTGGCGTTTTGTCTTCTACGGTTGCCACttgtgtttttggatgtggagCGGCTGAGTCGGCCCATCATTTATTTCTCTCCTGCAGTATTGCTGGATCGCTTTGGGATTTAGTTCGTGCATGGATTGGCATTTCTTTGGTGGATTTCACGTCTCTGCGTgaccattttgttcagtttacggCTTCATTAGGTGTATCTCGAGCGCGACGGTCCTTTTTGCAGCTAGTTTGGCTCGCTTGTGTTTGGGTGttatggacagagagaaatcatcggtTGTTCAAAGGTTCAACGGGCACACCTCATATtttattggacaagatcaaacttttctcttttcggtggttgaagacgacgaacatcacgttagctttaaactaccatagttggtggtctagtccattgttgtgtttgggccttgtatga